One Oryzomonas sagensis DNA segment encodes these proteins:
- a CDS encoding circularly permuted type 2 ATP-grasp protein, with the protein MAAIPSDTSQKPRISYHEFYTDGFTPREHYRPLWEHIQSVGQNAFEAKVHESQLALHAEGVTFTVYGDSDEGIERIWPFDLIPRIIPAGEWSVIESGLKQRVRALNLFLKDIYHDQRILKDGVVPAELIYQGKDFRREIMGIDPPHDIYTHISGIDIIRDEDGKYLVLEDNLRTPSGVSYMIENRVIERRILPEFFAKYRVRRVEHYPALLLEALRAVSPRGTGQAEIVVLTPGIYNSAYFEHTFLAKEMGVELAEGRDLVAKDDVVYLKTTTGLQRVDVIYRRVDDDFLDPLVFRSDSALGVAGIINAWRAGNIAIVNAPGNGIADDKAVYPYVPDIIRYYLAEAPILHNVPTYQMTNPEERAYVLDNLERMVVKAVSESGGYGMLMGPASTPALRKEFAAKVQEDPRNYIAQPVVQLSRHICYMDGELEARHLDLRPFIIYGDDINVVPGGLTRVALTKGSLVVNSSQGGGSKDTWVLAE; encoded by the coding sequence ATGGCAGCCATCCCTTCCGACACATCCCAGAAACCCCGCATCTCCTACCACGAATTCTATACCGACGGCTTCACCCCCCGCGAGCACTACCGGCCGCTCTGGGAGCACATCCAGTCGGTCGGCCAGAACGCCTTCGAGGCCAAGGTGCACGAATCGCAACTGGCCCTGCACGCGGAGGGGGTCACCTTTACGGTCTACGGGGACTCGGACGAGGGGATCGAGCGGATCTGGCCCTTCGACCTGATCCCGCGCATCATCCCGGCCGGCGAGTGGAGCGTCATCGAGTCGGGTCTCAAGCAGCGGGTCCGCGCCCTGAACCTGTTCCTCAAGGATATCTACCACGACCAGCGCATCCTCAAGGACGGCGTCGTGCCGGCCGAACTGATCTACCAGGGCAAGGATTTCCGCCGGGAGATCATGGGCATCGACCCGCCCCACGATATCTACACCCACATCAGCGGCATCGACATCATCCGGGACGAGGACGGCAAGTACCTGGTGCTGGAGGACAACCTGCGCACCCCCTCCGGCGTATCCTACATGATCGAGAACCGGGTCATCGAGCGGCGCATCCTGCCGGAGTTCTTCGCCAAATACCGCGTGCGCCGGGTCGAGCATTACCCGGCCCTGCTGCTCGAGGCGCTGCGGGCCGTATCCCCCCGCGGCACGGGCCAGGCCGAGATCGTCGTGCTGACGCCGGGCATCTACAACTCGGCCTATTTCGAGCACACCTTCCTGGCCAAGGAGATGGGGGTGGAGCTGGCCGAGGGGCGCGACCTGGTGGCCAAGGACGACGTGGTCTACCTGAAAACCACCACCGGCCTGCAACGGGTCGACGTCATCTACCGCCGGGTGGACGACGACTTCCTCGACCCGCTCGTGTTCAGGTCCGATTCCGCACTGGGGGTGGCCGGGATCATCAACGCCTGGCGGGCCGGCAACATCGCCATCGTCAACGCCCCCGGCAACGGCATCGCCGACGACAAGGCGGTCTATCCCTATGTCCCGGACATCATCCGCTACTACCTGGCCGAGGCCCCCATCCTGCACAACGTCCCCACGTACCAGATGACCAACCCCGAGGAACGGGCCTATGTCCTGGACAATCTGGAACGCATGGTGGTCAAGGCGGTCAGCGAATCGGGCGGCTACGGCATGCTGATGGGGCCGGCCTCGACCCCGGCCCTGCGCAAGGAATTCGCCGCCAAGGTGCAGGAAGATCCCCGGAACTACATCGCCCAGCCGGTGGTCCAGCTCTCGCGCCACATCTGCTACATGGACGGCGAACTGGAGGCGCGCCACCTGGACCTGCGGCCGTTCATCATCTACGGCGACGACATCAACGTGGTGCCGGGGGGCCTGACCCGCGTCGCCCTGACCAAGGGATCGCTGGTGGTCAATTCGTCCCAGGGGGGCGGCAGCAAGGACACCTGGGTCCTGGCCGAGTAA
- a CDS encoding cytochrome C, with product MKIDKRDWLFIGLIVVVLGIFFAISGKEKTKFVPLDDKHKPFYDTFAQTGSKKEAEKGCETCHNEKGVPFPPNHPPKNRCLFCHKLKR from the coding sequence ATGAAAATCGACAAACGCGACTGGCTGTTCATCGGGCTCATCGTTGTGGTGCTGGGCATATTCTTTGCCATCTCCGGCAAAGAGAAGACCAAGTTCGTTCCTCTGGACGACAAGCATAAACCGTTTTACGATACCTTCGCCCAAACCGGCAGCAAGAAGGAAGCGGAAAAGGGGTGCGAAACCTGCCACAACGAAAAAGGGGTCCCCTTCCCCCCCAACCACCCCCCCAAGAACCGTTGCCTGTTCTGTCACAAACTGAAACGCTAG